Proteins encoded together in one Nitrospinaceae bacterium window:
- a CDS encoding VacJ family lipoprotein — translation MRYIRPNLRGRLSRAARLLIPIFLVVMLAIVSSSPAFAQDKEEQSEEETIDPFESFNRTMFDLNIILDKAIGRPLAELYQAILPFEARDSIRNFIRNLSSPVVLANDLLQGEGERASDTTMRFLINSTLGIGGLFDTAYDMGFKYHSEDFGQTLAVAGIKEGPYLVLPIFGPSNFRDAAGKAVDSFLDPLTYIAAHNDAELWLYGMRGTQFVDFRARNIKTLDDLERDAFDYYSLIRSIYIQHRNSEILNGREKGK, via the coding sequence TTGAGATATATTCGACCTAACTTGCGTGGACGCCTCTCCAGGGCGGCACGTCTTTTGATTCCCATTTTTCTCGTGGTGATGCTGGCCATTGTTTCCTCATCTCCGGCTTTTGCCCAAGACAAAGAAGAACAATCAGAAGAAGAGACAATCGACCCTTTCGAGTCGTTCAACCGGACGATGTTTGATCTCAACATCATTCTCGATAAAGCCATCGGGCGCCCCTTGGCCGAGTTGTACCAAGCGATATTGCCTTTCGAGGCGCGCGATTCGATTCGAAACTTTATCCGCAATCTTTCCTCACCCGTCGTCCTGGCAAACGATTTACTTCAAGGTGAAGGCGAGCGTGCCAGCGATACGACAATGCGTTTTTTGATTAACTCCACCCTCGGGATCGGCGGCCTGTTCGACACCGCCTATGACATGGGGTTCAAATATCATAGCGAGGATTTTGGCCAGACACTTGCCGTCGCTGGCATTAAAGAGGGGCCCTATCTGGTGCTCCCCATTTTCGGGCCCTCGAACTTTCGCGATGCTGCGGGCAAGGCGGTTGATTCGTTCCTCGACCCCCTGACATATATCGCCGCCCACAACGACGCAGAGTTGTGGCTTTACGGAATGCGCGGGACCCAATTTGTGGACTTCAGGGCCCGCAACATCAAGACACTCGACGATTTGGAGCGAGATGCGTTTGATTATTACTCTCTCATCAGAAGCATCTACATCCAGCACCGCAATAGCGAAATCCTGAACGGCCGCGAGAAGGGCAAATAG
- a CDS encoding response regulator, translating into MANILIAAHDETLRHLLGTALRRFDHDVIMSVNGKHILDLIQKDIFDLAIIDENLQDTTALEILEQVGGHLGLSVKYMVMSSKSSADVIRGYIESGATDFVLKPFSLPKVVTRIESILNSKPAPKVMRAEEYKAS; encoded by the coding sequence TTGGCTAATATTTTGATAGCTGCCCACGATGAAACGTTGCGCCACTTGCTCGGCACTGCGCTCAGGCGTTTTGATCACGATGTGATCATGTCGGTGAACGGAAAGCATATTCTCGATTTAATTCAAAAAGATATCTTTGATCTCGCCATAATTGACGAGAATTTACAGGACACAACGGCGTTGGAAATACTTGAGCAGGTGGGTGGGCACCTTGGCCTCAGTGTTAAATACATGGTGATGAGTTCAAAATCCTCGGCAGATGTTATCAGGGGATATATAGAATCGGGGGCTACCGATTTTGTCCTCAAACCCTTTAGTCTTCCCAAGGTTGTGACACGCATTGAATCGATATTGAACTCGAAACCGGCTCCAAAGGTGATGAGAGCCGAGGAGTACAAGGCGTCCTAG
- a CDS encoding orotate phosphoribosyltransferase, protein MSIHLIERKNRVSELLFEIEAVHCNLDEPYIFTSGWASPVYVDCRKIISSPRQRREIMQIAAEEIDTNIGRDAFDTIAGGETAGIPFAAWLSDYYYEPMIYVRKEKKGFGRKSQIEGDLEEGQKVLLVEDLATDGKSKVNFCNAIREAGAIVDHCIVVFFYGVFPTAEKIISDAQITLHGLADWRSNLEVGTAKGYFNAEQSAEIKKFLDEPEVWSKAHGGV, encoded by the coding sequence ATGAGCATTCATCTTATCGAGCGCAAAAACCGGGTATCAGAGCTTCTTTTCGAGATTGAGGCGGTCCATTGCAACCTCGATGAGCCTTATATTTTCACCTCGGGCTGGGCCAGCCCGGTCTATGTGGATTGCCGGAAAATTATTTCCTCTCCCCGCCAGCGCCGCGAGATTATGCAAATCGCTGCCGAGGAAATTGACACGAACATCGGACGGGACGCCTTCGATACCATCGCGGGCGGGGAAACGGCAGGCATTCCTTTTGCCGCGTGGCTCTCGGACTACTATTACGAGCCGATGATCTATGTTCGAAAAGAAAAAAAGGGTTTTGGGCGCAAAAGCCAGATTGAAGGAGACCTTGAGGAGGGGCAAAAAGTGCTTCTCGTCGAGGATCTGGCCACGGACGGCAAAAGCAAGGTGAATTTCTGCAACGCCATCCGGGAGGCGGGGGCCATTGTGGACCACTGCATCGTCGTTTTTTTCTACGGTGTTTTTCCCACCGCCGAAAAAATTATATCCGATGCCCAGATCACGCTTCACGGCCTGGCCGACTGGCGATCTAATCTAGAGGTGGGCACCGCCAAAGGTTATTTCAACGCAGAGCAATCGGCTGAAATTAAGAAATTTCTCGACGAGCCCGAAGTCTGGTCAAAGGCGCACGGCGGCGTCTAG
- a CDS encoding Gfo/Idh/MocA family oxidoreductase produces MSFEPVRVASMGLGRWANVLADAALRGGNIKLVSCFSRTAEKRASFMERYGTREAESFEALLNDDEVEAVIVTTPNFNHMEHIEAISAAGKHVYCEKPIAHNLEHAKKIVEAVEKAGTRLAIGHSARRLAVSRRLKELIDSGEIGDISMSESNFCTERGLELNPDMWRSDAKLNPTGVAIQLSIHHIDTFRYLYGPIKNVTAKMKRTYATADVEDSAMIIMEHENGILSYTGGGWACPWAFHMNVHGTKAVAHFRITGQQWRDPSKAPEPIRLHIDREPLGEKTVLDMPEGDMFRDALEDFATCVREDRNPEVDGRVAYEDLAVVYAAAESSRAGKTVDVKDFL; encoded by the coding sequence ATGTCTTTTGAACCTGTTCGAGTCGCTTCAATGGGCCTGGGGCGCTGGGCAAATGTGTTGGCCGATGCCGCGTTGCGCGGCGGCAATATCAAGCTGGTCTCTTGCTTTAGCCGCACCGCCGAGAAAAGAGCCAGTTTCATGGAGCGCTATGGCACGCGCGAGGCCGAGAGTTTCGAGGCTCTTTTAAATGACGATGAGGTCGAGGCCGTCATTGTCACCACACCGAATTTTAATCATATGGAGCATATCGAGGCGATCTCGGCGGCGGGCAAGCACGTCTACTGCGAAAAACCCATCGCGCATAATCTTGAGCATGCCAAGAAGATCGTCGAGGCTGTCGAGAAGGCTGGCACCCGTCTGGCGATTGGCCACAGCGCAAGGCGCCTGGCCGTTTCCCGCCGCCTCAAGGAATTGATCGATTCAGGCGAGATTGGCGACATCTCAATGAGCGAGAGCAACTTTTGCACCGAGCGGGGCCTGGAGCTGAATCCCGATATGTGGCGCTCTGACGCCAAACTCAACCCGACCGGCGTTGCGATTCAGCTATCCATTCACCATATCGATACCTTCCGCTATCTCTATGGCCCGATTAAAAACGTCACCGCAAAGATGAAGAGAACCTACGCCACCGCAGATGTCGAGGATTCTGCGATGATCATCATGGAGCACGAAAATGGAATCCTCTCCTACACCGGCGGCGGATGGGCCTGCCCCTGGGCGTTCCACATGAACGTTCACGGGACAAAGGCCGTGGCGCATTTTAGGATCACGGGCCAGCAATGGCGCGACCCCTCAAAGGCCCCCGAGCCCATTCGCCTCCACATTGACCGCGAACCGCTGGGCGAGAAAACCGTTCTCGATATGCCGGAGGGCGATATGTTCCGCGATGCGCTTGAGGATTTTGCCACCTGTGTGCGCGAGGATCGCAATCCCGAGGTGGATGGGCGTGTGGCCTATGAAGATCTTGCCGTCGTATACGCCGCAGCAGAAAGCTCGCGCGCGGGCAAAACCGTTGATGTGAAGGATTTTCTCTAG
- a CDS encoding amidohydrolase family protein encodes MSQTSSSQTLIKNATIISMDPSLGDPAVGEITGGDILIDGALIAQVGSELSAPEAQVIDARNMIAIPGLINAHLHTWETALRGIGGDWAGREYFRIVHAGLAPIYTPEDTYLGNLAGALSQLDAGTTTLFDWCHNNATPAHSDAAIDALFESGVRALFGHGTVKPDPKEGEPHYSTIPHPASEIKRLRTGRLSSDDALVTLAMAILGSDYATLEVALHDFRLAREWDLISSAHIWGDASRLVPDGYAILKKEGLLGPKHNIVHGNYLGDDELALIVDSGASVTATPPVEMQKHPAQSLCGRVLRLGGKPSIGADIEIYAAGDMFHTMRFALQSQRIFDNVAFAASGTAASAKEEKTILPAFEALAWATINNARALGMESRIGSITPGKQADIVLLRTDSLNMMPVNDPVQAVVFQAGRENVDTVFVAGKKMKENGKLLRAGEELSSLKERLSASAERLLSHKNG; translated from the coding sequence ATGTCACAGACATCTTCCTCCCAGACACTTATTAAGAACGCCACCATCATCTCGATGGACCCATCTCTAGGCGACCCAGCTGTCGGCGAGATAACGGGCGGGGACATTCTCATAGATGGCGCACTCATCGCCCAGGTCGGCAGCGAGCTCAGCGCCCCAGAGGCACAGGTAATCGATGCGCGCAACATGATCGCCATCCCGGGTCTCATCAACGCCCACCTCCACACCTGGGAGACAGCCCTTCGCGGCATCGGGGGCGATTGGGCGGGGCGCGAATATTTCCGCATCGTCCATGCGGGCCTTGCCCCGATTTACACCCCCGAGGACACCTACCTGGGCAACCTGGCCGGGGCGCTCTCACAACTCGACGCCGGCACGACCACCCTCTTCGACTGGTGCCACAACAACGCCACCCCCGCCCACTCGGATGCCGCCATCGACGCTCTTTTTGAGTCCGGCGTGCGCGCCCTTTTCGGGCACGGAACCGTCAAGCCCGATCCCAAGGAGGGCGAGCCCCACTATTCCACGATTCCCCATCCCGCCAGCGAGATAAAGCGACTTCGCACAGGTCGCCTCTCCAGCGATGATGCGCTCGTAACCCTCGCCATGGCGATCCTCGGGTCCGACTACGCCACCCTCGAAGTCGCCCTCCACGACTTTCGCCTGGCCCGCGAATGGGATCTCATCTCTAGTGCCCACATCTGGGGCGACGCCTCGCGCCTGGTGCCCGATGGTTACGCCATTTTAAAAAAAGAAGGCCTGCTCGGGCCCAAACACAATATCGTCCACGGCAACTACCTGGGCGATGATGAGCTAGCCCTCATCGTCGATTCGGGCGCCTCCGTCACAGCAACCCCGCCCGTCGAAATGCAAAAACACCCGGCCCAATCACTCTGCGGCCGGGTGCTGCGGTTAGGGGGCAAACCCTCCATTGGCGCCGATATTGAAATCTACGCCGCCGGCGACATGTTCCACACCATGCGCTTTGCGCTCCAGAGCCAGCGCATTTTCGACAACGTGGCCTTTGCCGCCTCGGGCACCGCCGCAAGCGCCAAGGAGGAGAAAACCATCCTCCCCGCCTTTGAGGCGCTCGCCTGGGCCACCATCAACAATGCCCGCGCCCTTGGCATGGAGAGCCGAATCGGCTCAATCACCCCCGGCAAGCAGGCCGACATTGTTTTATTGCGCACCGACAGCCTCAACATGATGCCCGTGAACGACCCTGTCCAGGCCGTTGTATTCCAGGCGGGACGCGAAAATGTGGATACGGTTTTTGTGGCAGGAAAAAAAATGAAGGAAAATGGAAAGCTCTTGCGAGCAGGGGAAGAACTATCGAGTTTAAAAGAGCGCCTCTCAGCCTCGGCCGAGAGATTGCTGAGCCATAAAAACGGCTAG
- a CDS encoding DUF1565 domain-containing protein: MLKKNNLLAGIILSLGLFFLAPPAATAQTITLDLAGGNCHEIGNWDPATLTCTLTADTSASISFRGNGITLDGNGHVMTGPGSGTGVGVGRAHFLTIKNLTIRNYFFGIHVNYFASEIQITNNRLENNIYGAEIRRGNHDLTISGNTFVNNSFVGIRFFLRNHDNVVSGNRFESTGSGVSLWHHNSRNVVSENVFVSNSGTSIYISSGKAVTEFGEIIGIDNQVTANTISGSRLGIGLTFAAENTVRDNTIENSGEVGIRMYCARPTGCIGNEISGNTVTDNPVGIQIEGAAEDNLIYNNAFRNPRNFRILQNYFYYANQWSVPKTPGTNIAGGPFLGGNLWSKPDGSGYSDNCTDADGDALCDVPYFLRVGNTDHLPLVGNLYSACGLSDVLESMDLPHGIANSLLAKAKNLCAAYEKGNLKAAAGMLGAFIAEAEAQRGKKLTGADAGKLIAYAEGVAAKLEDEMP, encoded by the coding sequence ATGCTGAAAAAAAACAACCTGCTCGCTGGAATCATTCTTTCCCTAGGCCTTTTCTTCCTCGCCCCGCCCGCCGCCACGGCCCAGACCATCACTCTTGATTTAGCAGGGGGAAATTGCCACGAAATAGGCAACTGGGACCCCGCCACCCTGACCTGCACCCTCACCGCCGACACCTCGGCCTCCATTTCGTTCCGAGGGAATGGCATCACCCTCGACGGAAACGGCCACGTCATGACGGGACCCGGTTCAGGCACCGGCGTCGGGGTTGGCAGGGCGCATTTTCTGACCATCAAGAACCTGACCATCCGGAACTATTTTTTCGGCATTCACGTCAACTACTTCGCCTCGGAAATCCAAATCACGAACAACCGTCTTGAAAACAACATTTATGGGGCGGAAATCCGCCGAGGCAACCACGACCTCACCATCTCCGGAAACACCTTCGTGAACAATTCGTTTGTTGGCATCCGCTTCTTCCTGCGCAACCACGACAACGTCGTCTCCGGCAACCGATTCGAATCGACCGGGTCTGGCGTTTCGCTCTGGCACCATAACTCCCGCAATGTGGTCTCGGAGAATGTCTTCGTCTCCAACAGCGGCACCTCCATTTATATTTCCTCCGGCAAGGCTGTCACCGAATTCGGCGAAATCATCGGCATCGACAACCAGGTCACCGCCAATACAATCTCGGGAAGCCGTTTAGGGATAGGACTGACCTTCGCGGCCGAAAACACCGTGCGAGACAACACGATCGAGAACAGCGGCGAGGTCGGGATCCGCATGTATTGCGCCAGACCCACCGGTTGCATCGGCAACGAGATCTCCGGCAACACCGTGACCGACAACCCCGTGGGCATCCAAATAGAAGGCGCTGCGGAAGACAACCTCATCTACAACAACGCCTTCCGCAATCCCCGGAACTTCAGAATTCTGCAGAACTACTTTTATTACGCCAACCAGTGGAGCGTCCCCAAAACCCCGGGAACGAACATCGCCGGCGGGCCCTTTCTTGGCGGCAACCTTTGGTCCAAGCCCGACGGGAGCGGCTATTCGGACAACTGCACCGACGCCGACGGCGACGCGCTCTGCGATGTACCCTATTTCCTCCGTGTCGGGAACACGGACCATCTTCCGCTGGTCGGCAATCTGTACTCGGCGTGCGGGCTCTCGGACGTACTGGAATCGATGGACCTTCCCCACGGCATCGCGAACAGCCTGCTGGCCAAGGCGAAAAACCTCTGCGCGGCTTATGAGAAAGGCAACCTCAAGGCGGCGGCGGGCATGCTGGGCGCCTTCATCGCCGAGGCCGAAGCCCAGCGCGGCAAGAAACTCACCGGCGCAGACGCCGGGAAACTTATCGCCTATGCCGAGGGCGTGGCCGCCAAGCTCGAGGACGAGATGCCCTAG
- a CDS encoding toll/interleukin-1 receptor domain-containing protein: protein MANKEHLDILKKGVPAWNKWRENNQKIQPDLSETNLSGADLGGTDLSGTNLNGANLSEAKLFGANLGVTDLSGANLNGANLILANLIKTFLNGADLTTALLGETIFSDVDLSETDGLDECQHLGPSTVDHRTLMKSGALPPKFLRGVGLPEDYIQLLPSFRNEPFQFYSCFISYSEKDRSFAESLYADLQAKGVRCWFAREDLKIGDKFRDRIDESIRIYDKLLLIFSKDSIASNWVESEVEAAFEKERKQPEDKKETVLFPIRLDGAVNDTDAGWAADIRRSRHIGDFTNWKDHDSYQKNFERLMRDLKSEGEENP, encoded by the coding sequence ATGGCGAATAAAGAACACCTCGACATTCTGAAAAAGGGAGTGCCTGCCTGGAATAAATGGCGGGAGAATAATCAGAAGATTCAGCCCGACCTCAGCGAGACGAACCTCAGCGGGGCGGACCTCGGCGGGACGGACTTAAGCGGGACAAACCTCAACGGAGCGAACCTCAGCGAGGCAAAACTCTTCGGAGCGAACCTCGGCGTGACGGACCTCAGTGGAGCAAACCTCAACGGAGCGAACCTCATACTGGCGAACCTCATCAAGACATTCCTCAACGGGGCGGACCTCACTACGGCACTTCTAGGTGAAACTATTTTCTCCGATGTAGATTTAAGCGAGACCGATGGACTGGATGAATGTCAACATCTTGGCCCAAGTACGGTTGACCACCGTACCCTGATGAAATCCGGCGCATTGCCCCCGAAATTTTTACGGGGAGTCGGCCTGCCGGAGGATTACATTCAACTTCTCCCCTCCTTCCGAAACGAGCCCTTCCAGTTTTACTCCTGCTTCATCAGCTATTCCGAAAAAGACCGGTCTTTTGCGGAAAGTCTTTATGCGGACCTTCAGGCGAAGGGCGTTCGCTGCTGGTTCGCGCGGGAGGATTTGAAGATTGGCGATAAATTCCGGGACCGAATCGATGAGTCCATTCGGATTTATGACAAGCTTCTTTTGATTTTTTCAAAAGACTCGATTGCGAGTAATTGGGTGGAATCAGAAGTCGAAGCCGCTTTTGAGAAGGAGCGAAAACAGCCGGAGGATAAAAAAGAGACCGTTCTTTTTCCCATCCGACTAGACGGCGCGGTGAATGACACAGATGCGGGCTGGGCCGCTGACATCAGGCGCTCGCGCCACATCGGCGATTTCACCAACTGGAAAGACCACGACAGCTATCAAAAGAATTTCGAGCGCTTGATGCGGGATTTAAAAAGCGAGGGAGAGGAAAACCCCTGA